The following is a genomic window from Salvelinus sp. IW2-2015 unplaced genomic scaffold, ASM291031v2 Un_scaffold4616, whole genome shotgun sequence.
TCCTCTcgctcatctcttctcctctcctccctatcctcccctctctcctcctctccctactctctcctctctctcttctcgttctctccctcccacGCGTcgtcctctcttgtctctcttcctcttcgtctccctctctctctctctccttctttctcccctctccacctctctccctaatctctcacctctcccccttCGTCTCTCCCCTACCATCTCCTCTTCTACTTCGCTCTCTCCTTGgcttctccctgcctctctcactctcctcccgcTACCCTCTCCCGCCTCCACtcgcttcctctcttctctctctcctctcctcctcctctcctctcctctcgctcccctctccgGTACGTGCTCTGCCACATAGGTAATGGAGGAGAGTCATCATCGCTGGTGATATGACGTAGTTAAATGATAAACACAACTGAAGAAGTAATTTATCCTGTGGTTGGTGATCAGTCTAAGACGGGCTTTAATTGGTCGCATCGATAAAACAGTCTAAACGGGCTTGTACTGGTGGCATCGATAAAAACAGTCTAAAACGGGCTGTAATGGTGCATCGTTAAACAGTCTAAACGGGCTGTAATGGTGCGGCGCTAAAACAGTCTAAGCACGGGTCTGTAATGGTGGCAATTCGATATAAACTAGTTAAAATTGCCACTTCCACTCACTCGAATATCCATTTTGACCATGGGATCGCGTTGAAATGAAACTCTTTGTTTTTTCTCTGCGGCAATACAGCAGTATCTTGAGATCAACATTGGCACTGAAGAACGAGTAGTGGACTNNNNNNNNNNNNNNNNNNNNNNNNNACTTCCTCCCtcactttcctccctccctcctctcctctcctcgcctcaatctcctctccctctcttctctcctccgctttctctccctccccgctctcctcatctctgtctctctttctctcctgtcgctctccctctctctctctctccccgctttccgctttctcctcccttcctccctctcctccctaatctctcctcatctcctccctctcttcctcctcgacCCTCTCCTCGCCCACCCCGTCGcatacatctcctctcctctgccgtcttctctcctccgctctccctctctttctgctcctctcgtctcccctcatctcctcttccccctcctgctcggctctccctctcttttctctcctctccttcccctccttcctctcctcctcctctctctcccctctccccccggTTACGGTGCTCTAGTCACTACGGTAATGGAGGAGAGTCATGCATGCTGGTGCATTGACGTAGTTAAATGATAAACACAACTGCAAGAGAGTAATTATACTTGTGTTTGTGAGAGGTGGACTGGGAAAATAGAGGTACGGAAATAGGGGGAAAACTTTTACAACTAAATATTAGTGTCAAATACGAATACACACCGAACCTTACTTTAAAAACAAACTGGCATATTCTACAAAGCAGAACAGATTGTCACAGTAAATGTACACAAATGAACGGGCACGAacgcacgaacgcacacacacacagacacacaagcacgcacgcacacagacacacaagcacgcacgcacacagacacacagacacacagacacaccttacAAATTGTTCTCACAAAACTCAGCTTGCAATTATATAACTGTCAGAGAGGATGTTTAAACTCAAATGAGGTGTTTTATCTTAGGGATCTAACGGAAATAAAAATGAAAGCTAAGAGATGCAGTGTGgaatttcctcttcctcctcctcctcctcctcctcgtcctggCCTACATATTATAGAGTCAAGTACCTTCATTAAAAGAGCCACTGTGTTGGTGCACATATGATGATCGTAATGGTGATCATAGCTGTGTTCATAACATAACCAGTTCTGCTTCTGTCCGGCATCAAGCTGCCGGGCCAGGGTTTACACATAGCTGgtactgtacagacagacagagagatatgaaTACCAGGACAATGGGAGTCTATCTAGCTCTAGATTAGAGTTCTGATTCAGAGGAGGGCCATGGCGGCCATTTTGTGTCCTGTTCCTGTCCGTGTGTCAGTGGCCTTGTTTCTTCATCCTTCCTCTCTGGCTACATGTACTGCTCTAACacagtctctgtctgtgtgtagggGGTTGATATAGGGCATGGGGTACTGGGGGTAGAATCCAGAGCCCTGCAGCCCTGGGGGTAAAAACAGTGAAGCCACAACGCTAGTCTGCCTAGCGACAGGGGATGAAGGCAACCGGAGGGTGGTGTGCCTCGGCGCTGGGTTGCTGCCCCGCCCCCCtagactcctcctcttcctctgacacgccGAAGGTGACCAGGGCCTGCGTGGAGTCACATGACTGTTTCTCGGCGTCCTCCGAGTTGAGCGAGACGAGGCTGAGTCGGCGGGGTCTGCTGAGGTGCAGGGCGCCGCGAGTCCTTCTGTGGAGCAGGCCCAGGTCCTCTCTGAAGTGAGGGTTGAAGAGGACGTAGAGTAGAGGGTTGAGGCAGGCTGGGAGAGGAACCACCACTAGGAGCACTGACTTCACCACCTCAGGCCCTACTGAGGGCAGTTTCagcagggaggagaaggagaggaaggctaCGGGGAAGTAGAGCAGACAGTTGGTGAACAGCAGCCAGGCCACGTGACGGATCATGGAACAGTCCCACAGGTTGTCCGGCTCTCCTTTCTCCAGGCTGCAGTAGAGGCGGGCGTATGTGACSGTCATGATCAGATAACARAGGGAGTTGACCAGGACTAGAGCCACCATGAAGCCCAGAGAGGAGGGCTCTTCGTAGGGCatggggagacagatggaggagacACCATAGTCCCCCAGCAGGGGGAGCACGGTGACAGCCAGGCCCAGAAGGAAACACAAGGCGGCCACCAGCCTCAGCGTGCCCGTGGAAGTCTTCCCRTCGGRGGCCTTGCCTCTCCGTACCGACAGCCCCCTCTCCAGAGCGGCCACAGTCAGTAAGAAGARACTGGTCTCAGAAGCYAAGATGGAGACGAAGCCGGTCAGCTTGCAGCCCGTGCTGCTCTCCCAGCGAGCCCCGTAYCGSCCGAAGCTGCCGAAGGTCAAGGCATCGACGGTGGCCAGCGTGGCWGACCACAGCCCCATCAGACTGTTTACCAGAGCCAGCAGGCCAATCAGCAGCTTCACAGGGGACAGGAAGGAcggggagagaaagatggagaccaTCACCAGTGTGTTGCAGACCAGGGAGAGAGTAGCAATGACCCACACACCAACACGGATCAACCAGCTGCCAAACAGGTGGTGGCAAGGACGGAACGGACCTGGGGAGGGacagatcaatcaatcaaccagtcACTCAATAAATAAATCAACCAGTCAATCACTCAATCAAATCAACCAGTCAATCACTCAATCATCAACCAGTCAATCACTCAATCAATCAACCAGTCaatcaataaataaatgaacagtcAATCACTAATCAACAACAGTCAATCACTCAATAATCAATGTATGCACCATGTTAGGGGAAGGGTGGTTCGGGGGGTGTCCTTACCGGGTGAAGGGAACACTGGACACGTGGGGGATTTGGGCTCATCATCAAAGTCCAGCAGAAAGTCTCTGGTcttcttaaatcaaatcaaaggttatATCCAGGTTATCAAGACGTGTCATAGGAACTGAAATTAGTCACTGTTCTGTCAGGGGCATTTAGCACACACCGTGTATCTTTAACAAGGATCGAAGTGTACCATTCCCTTAATGGCCACTACTTTTTGTGCAGTGTACTATCTAGGGTTTTTGAGAACACACCTTGGTTAGACAAGATGCCTCCCTCCTCCCGGTCGTCCTTCCGTTGTTTTTTATTGTCTCTCCCAGGGAGAGGAGTGTTTCTCACAGGAGACGAAGGCACAACACTGGAAGCATAGGGCAGCTCCATCACCCTAcacaagaagagagaagagagaagaagagggagagagagagagagagagagagagagagagagagagagagagaagaggagaagagagaggagaaagagaagaagaagagagagtcatCCTACAAGAAAATGGTATAAAGGAGCGACCAAGGTTGCCTCTAGTTACAAGAGCTGTGCACAtccactgctcttaaacgcagtaaacaaaatgcatgcttcAACGTGCCTGCCTGCACCGCaccccgactagcatcacaccctggacggttccgacctagaatatgtggacatctataagtactaggtgtcgctagactgcaaactctccttccagactcatatcaaacatctccaatccaaaatcaaatcagagacggctttctattccgcaacaaagcctcctcactcacgccgccaaacttaccctagtaaaactgactatcctaccgatcctcgacttcggcgatgtcatctacaaaatagcttccaatactctactcagcaaactggatgcagtttacacagtgccattcgtttgttacaaagcacct
Proteins encoded in this region:
- the LOC112077486 gene encoding leucine-rich repeat-containing G-protein coupled receptor 5; translation: MVSIFLSPSFLSPVKLLIGLLALVNSLMGLWSATLATVDALTFGSFGRYGARWESSTGCKLTGFVSILASETSXFLLTVAALERGLSVRRGKAXDGKTSTGTLRLVAALCFLLGLAVTVLPLLGDYGVSSICLPMPYEEPSSLGFMVALVLVNSLCYLIMTVTYARLYCSLEKGEPDNLWDCSMIRHVAWLLFTNCLLYFPVAFLSFSSLLKLPSVGPEVVKSVLLVVVPLPACLNPLLYVLFNPHFREDLGLLHRRTRGALHLSRPRRLSLVSLNSEDAEKQSCDSTQALVTFGVSEEEEESRGAGQQPSAEAHHPPVAFIPCR